A genomic segment from Micropterus dolomieu isolate WLL.071019.BEF.003 ecotype Adirondacks linkage group LG03, ASM2129224v1, whole genome shotgun sequence encodes:
- the bag6 gene encoding large proline-rich protein BAG6 isoform X2 produces MISKRKEKNAMEEQTADIEVTVKTLDSQSRTYTVGAQLTVKEFKEHIASSVGIPVDKQRLIYQGRVLQDERTLADYNVGGKVIHLVERAPPPPSQPGSGSGVTSTDSGPTSSSQGTSQVPPHDRNANSYVMLGTFNLPVNIMDPQQIQMSVQQMVSGMGENARNARVTTSTGSNGSVNVHIDMDQPVQSEPRLRLVLAENLLRDINDVVHRMEARPSDSSSQTETTSAASAPPPPSSSSTTSTPSPSAQPMDTSPPPTTPPPPPTSSTQSEGPTPQPGPNHPSPAELAEMLSELRRVEERLQPFIQRAHTILETATTAEYNNNTEREEDQRTLILTWECLRLLGNALVALSDLRLNLMSPVPRHLHVVRPFSHYATPVTLPGAVHHHIPVQMNLGATVTAAANSTEGHAPPNQTANQSEQAGQGQTSPPQTSPSNQQAGQGQAGPRVIRISHQAVPVVMMQMNTDGPSANPAAAGQQMPGQPGALPPDFMRNLMQQISQYAAAVATSAAAATATGQPVPPQPTPPGYSSTANSSTTTTGPNTPTTTPTAPPPPPHTGPQPQARVVFTRPPFAPNMPPPAFATRGTTINVRAAMPGQQPGQAFNPAALNQMISGLVGQLLLPGQMAGQTVTSSSSTSTSSSSSFSSFSSQTSSSPSSFSFSTSGPTPPPTTSTTSQSETNTSEPQSQEMPPDLSQLLGSLLGVAGGGGAGPVGAPSITVSTSGVPAFIQGVSEFMQQASQPIFSPPPPPSGTTPAQAAGPNPTPIPPGAAEALNPELFTGIVRGVLSTMMGSLGQAQNDTESIAQFMQRLSQATNIFISPEDPTGFFGELLMLVCQTFTMSDLVMLLHGQHQPLGRIQPQLSQFFTQNYLNGREPTDENIAAAADSLVNELEEYITESFRESSVTVLEGVDVTQTNMSFFRQQLMHIATHILRCTDDSFGPRLLQMCNQALFECLALNLHCLRGDQRALTAVINHRIRRMSSDISPSLVNWMTSMMTMRLQVILEHIPITQEQIQNYIVHTQRDQSSATGTQEPERAQSATIGDTLSPAAATTAEEAMSVSHDTRASSRETRVLPGDLGASGGAAPLGGEMAAAGAEGGSEESARESEAWAAAVPPEWVPIIRCDMITQRKMKAQPPLSDAYLHGMPAKRRKTGQAGGSLLSLSDAVNQAARTAGVKPITSAEQLQDDLETQELKEAYAEQVKADIKKRVRDDPDFNSQQFPSAHGAFSSDSSSSDKKPARL; encoded by the exons A tgatttcaaagaggaaagagaa GAACGCCATGGAAGAACAAACTGCAGACATAGAGGTGACAGTCAAAACATTAGACTCCCAAAGCAGAACCTACACTGTTGGTGCTCAG TTGacagtgaaggagttcaaggaACACATTGCCTCTTCAGTGGGTATCCCCGTGGACAAACAGAGGCTGATCTACCAGGGCAGAGTCTTACAGGATGAAAGGACTCTGGCAGATTACA ATGTGGGTGGCAAGGTGATACACCTTGTGGAGCGGGCGCCTCCTCCGCCCTCCCAGCCTGGCTCAGGGTCAGGTGTGACTTCAACCGACAGTGGACCCACTTCGTCCTCCCAGGGAACATCACAAGTGCCTCCACATGATCGCAACGCTAACAGCTATGTAATGCTTGGCACCTTCAACCTTCCTGTTAACATCATGGACCCCCAGCAGATACAG ATGTCAGTTCAGCAGATGGTGTCTGGCATGGGAGAAAATGCCAGGAATGCCAGAGTCACAACCAGTACTGGG AGCAATGGGTCTGTGAATGTGCACATTGATATGGACCAACCAGTGCAGAGCGAGCCTAGGCTGAGGCTAGTGCTGGCTGAAAACCTGCTGAGGGACATCAATGATGTTGTCCACAGAATGGAG GCTCGGCCGAGCGACTCATCCTCCCAAACAGAGACAacttctgctgcttctgctccccctcctccctcatcTTCGTCTACCACCTCCACTCCCTCTCCTTCTGCGCAGCCCATGGACACCTCTCCACCTCCAACAACTCCCCCACCTCCACCCACCTCTTCAACACAATCTGAGGGACCAACACCCCAACCTGGACCCAA TCATCCCAGCCCAGCTGAGTTGGCGGAGATGTTGTCTGAGCTGCGGAGGGTGGaggagaggctgcagccctTTATTCAGAGAGCTCATACCATCCTGGAGACAGCCACCACCGCAGAATACAACAATAATACA gagagagaagaggaccAGCGCACTCTTATCCTGACGTGGGAGTGTCTCCGTCTTCTTGGCAATGCCCTTGTGGCCCTCAGTGACCTGCGATTGAACCTCATGAGCCCTGTGCCGCGCCACCTACATGTGGTCCGGCCGTTCTCCCACTATGCCACCCCAGTCACTCTGCCTGGAGCTGTGCACCACCATATCCCAGTCCAA ATGAACCTGGGTGCCACAgtcactgctgctgctaacaGCACTGAGGGACATGCCCCGCCCAACCAAACAGCCAACCAGTCGGAGCAGGCAGGTCAGGGACAGACCTCCCCCCCACAGACTTCCCCGTCCAATCAGCAGGCTGGACAGGGACAGGCTGGCCCCCGGGTCATCAGGATCAGCCACCAGGCAGTCCCGGTGGTCATGATGCAGATGAACACGGACG gcCCAAGTGCAAACCCTGCTGCAGCTGGACAGCAAATGCCTGGACAACCGG GTGCCCTCCCCCCTGACTTTATGCGGAATCTCATGCAACAGATCAGCCAATATGCCGCTGCTGTAGCTACTAGCGCTGCCGCCGCCACCGCAACTGGCCAACCAGTCCCACCTCAGCCCACCCCTCCTGGCTACAGCTCCACAGCCAACTCCTCAACTACCACCACGGGTCCTAAcacacccaccaccacccctactgcacccccaccaccaccccacaCTGGCCCCCAGCCCCAGGCCAGGGTTGTGTTCACCAGACCCCCATTTGCACCTAACATGCCCCCTCCAGCCTTCGCCACCCGGGGAACCACCATCAATGTGAGGGCTGCCATGCCAGGCCAGCAGCCAGGACAG GCTTTTAACCCTGCTGCTCTCAACCAGATGATTAGTGGACTGGTTGGACAACTTTTGCTGCCAGGACAAATGG CTGGTCAAACCgtcacatcctcctcctccacatccacgtcctcttcttcttccttttcctccttttcctctcaAACCTCCTcatccccctcctccttttctttctccaccTCTGGTCCAACACCTCCGCCTACCACAAGCACAACCAGCCAATCTGAGACCAACACCAGTGAGCCCCAGTCCCAGGAGATGCCCCCAGACCTCAGCCAGCTTCTGGGTTCTCTCTTGGGGGTAGCCGGTGGGGGCGGTGCAGGCCCTGTAGGGGCCCCTTCAATTACTGTCTCCACATCTGGTGTCCCAGCCTTCATCCAGGGAGTGAGTGAATTTATGCAGCAG GCCTCCCAACCCATCTtctctccacctccacctccctctGGTACCACTCCCGCTCAAGCTGCAGGCCCCAACCCCACACCCATACCCCCAGGGGCAGCTGAGGCCCTCAACCCGGAGCTCTTCACAGGCATCGTTCGTGGCGTCTTGAGCACCATGATGGGCTCTCTGGGCCAAGCCCAGAACGACACAGAGAGTATTGCCCAGTTCATGCAGAGGCTGTCCCAGGCAACCAATATCTTCATCAGCCCTGAGGATCCTACAG GGTTTTTTGGAGAGCTGCTGATGTTGGTGTGCCAGACGTTCACCATGTCAGACTTGGTGATGCTGCTTCATGGCCAGCACCAGCCCCTTGGCCGTATCCAGCCTCAACTGTCCCAGTTCTTCACCCAGAACTACCTCAACGGCAGAGAGCCCACTGATGAGAACATTGCT GCTGCGGCTGACAGCCTTGTTAACGAACTGGAGGAGTATATCACTGAGAGCTTT AGAGAGTCTTCAGTCACAGTGTTGGAGGGCGTTGATGTCACTCAGACCAACATGTCCTTCTTCAGACAGCAGCTGATGCACATTGCCACACACATTCTGCGTTGCACTg ATGACTCATTTGGGCCCCGACTGCTACAGATGTGTAACCAAGCACTGTTTGAGTGTCTTGCCCTGAACCTGCACTGCTTGAGAGGAGACCAGAGAGCCCTCACTGCAGTTATCAACCACCGAATA CGGAGGATGTCCAGTGACATCAGCCCCAGCCTGGTCAACTGGATGACCAGTATGATGACGATGAGGCTGCAGGTCATTCTGGAGCACATCCCCATCACACAGGAGCAGATCCAGAACTACATAGTTCACACACAG AGAGATCAGTCTTCTGCAACTGGCACACAAGAGCCTGAACGAGCACAAAGTGCAACG ATTGGGGACACCCTCTCACCAGCTGCAGCAACCACAGCAGAGGAGGCCATGTCGGTGTCACACGACACGAGGGCATCGTCACGGGAAACCAGGGTGTTGCCTGGGGACTTGGGAGCCTCGGGAGGAGCCGCACCATTAGGTGGCGAAATGGCAGCAGCAGGAGCTGAGGGAGGGAGTGAGGAGTCTGCTCGAGAGTCAGAGGCCTGGGCGGCTGCTGTTCCCCCT GAATGGGTGCCCATTATCAGGTGTGATATGATCACTCAGAGGAAGATGAAGGCTCAGCCTCCATTGTCGGACGCTTATTTGCATGGCATGCCAGCTAAACGCAGAAAG ACAGGACAGGCTGGTGGaagcctcctctccctctcagaTGCAGTGAATCAAGCTGCCAGGACAGCAGGAGTGAAGCCCATCACTTCTGCTGAGCAGTTACAAGATGATTTGGAGACCCAAGAGCTGAAAGAAGCGTATGCAGAACAG GTTAAAGCAGACATCAAGAAACGAGTGAGGGACGACCCAGATTTTAACTCCCAGCAATTCCCCAGCGCACACGGAGCTTTCTCGTCAGACTCAAGTTCATCTGATAAGAAACCTGCAAGACTCTAA
- the bag6 gene encoding large proline-rich protein BAG6 isoform X3, with the protein MEEQTADIEVTVKTLDSQSRTYTVGAQLTVKEFKEHIASSVGIPVDKQRLIYQGRVLQDERTLADYNVGGKVIHLVERAPPPPSQPGSGSGVTSTDSGPTSSSQGTSQVPPHDRNANSYVMLGTFNLPVNIMDPQQIQMSVQQMVSGMGENARNARVTTSTGSNGSVNVHIDMDQPVQSEPRLRLVLAENLLRDINDVVHRMEARPSDSSSQTETTSAASAPPPPSSSSTTSTPSPSAQPMDTSPPPTTPPPPPTSSTQSEGPTPQPGPNHPSPAELAEMLSELRRVEERLQPFIQRAHTILETATTAEYNNNTEREEDQRTLILTWECLRLLGNALVALSDLRLNLMSPVPRHLHVVRPFSHYATPVTLPGAVHHHIPVQMNLGATVTAAANSTEGHAPPNQTANQSEQAGQGQTSPPQTSPSNQQAGQGQAGPRVIRISHQAVPVVMMQMNTDGPSANPAAAGQQMPGQPGALPPDFMRNLMQQISQYAAAVATSAAAATATGQPVPPQPTPPGYSSTANSSTTTTGPNTPTTTPTAPPPPPHTGPQPQARVVFTRPPFAPNMPPPAFATRGTTINVRAAMPGQQPGQAFNPAALNQMISGLVGQLLLPGQMAGQTVTSSSSTSTSSSSSFSSFSSQTSSSPSSFSFSTSGPTPPPTTSTTSQSETNTSEPQSQEMPPDLSQLLGSLLGVAGGGGAGPVGAPSITVSTSGVPAFIQGVSEFMQQASQPIFSPPPPPSGTTPAQAAGPNPTPIPPGAAEALNPELFTGIVRGVLSTMMGSLGQAQNDTESIAQFMQRLSQATNIFISPEDPTGFFGELLMLVCQTFTMSDLVMLLHGQHQPLGRIQPQLSQFFTQNYLNGREPTDENIAAAADSLVNELEEYITESFRESSVTVLEGVDVTQTNMSFFRQQLMHIATHILRCTDDSFGPRLLQMCNQALFECLALNLHCLRGDQRALTAVINHRIRRMSSDISPSLVNWMTSMMTMRLQVILEHIPITQEQIQNYIVHTQRDQSSATGTQEPERAQSATVSMIGDTLSPAAATTAEEAMSVSHDTRASSRETRVLPGDLGASGGAAPLGGEMAAAGAEGGSEESARESEAWAAAVPPEWVPIIRCDMITQRKMKAQPPLSDAYLHGMPAKRRKTGQAGGSLLSLSDAVNQAARTAGVKPITSAEQLQDDLETQELKEAYAEQVKADIKKRVRDDPDFNSQQFPSAHGAFSSDSSSSDKKPARL; encoded by the exons ATGGAAGAACAAACTGCAGACATAGAGGTGACAGTCAAAACATTAGACTCCCAAAGCAGAACCTACACTGTTGGTGCTCAG TTGacagtgaaggagttcaaggaACACATTGCCTCTTCAGTGGGTATCCCCGTGGACAAACAGAGGCTGATCTACCAGGGCAGAGTCTTACAGGATGAAAGGACTCTGGCAGATTACA ATGTGGGTGGCAAGGTGATACACCTTGTGGAGCGGGCGCCTCCTCCGCCCTCCCAGCCTGGCTCAGGGTCAGGTGTGACTTCAACCGACAGTGGACCCACTTCGTCCTCCCAGGGAACATCACAAGTGCCTCCACATGATCGCAACGCTAACAGCTATGTAATGCTTGGCACCTTCAACCTTCCTGTTAACATCATGGACCCCCAGCAGATACAG ATGTCAGTTCAGCAGATGGTGTCTGGCATGGGAGAAAATGCCAGGAATGCCAGAGTCACAACCAGTACTGGG AGCAATGGGTCTGTGAATGTGCACATTGATATGGACCAACCAGTGCAGAGCGAGCCTAGGCTGAGGCTAGTGCTGGCTGAAAACCTGCTGAGGGACATCAATGATGTTGTCCACAGAATGGAG GCTCGGCCGAGCGACTCATCCTCCCAAACAGAGACAacttctgctgcttctgctccccctcctccctcatcTTCGTCTACCACCTCCACTCCCTCTCCTTCTGCGCAGCCCATGGACACCTCTCCACCTCCAACAACTCCCCCACCTCCACCCACCTCTTCAACACAATCTGAGGGACCAACACCCCAACCTGGACCCAA TCATCCCAGCCCAGCTGAGTTGGCGGAGATGTTGTCTGAGCTGCGGAGGGTGGaggagaggctgcagccctTTATTCAGAGAGCTCATACCATCCTGGAGACAGCCACCACCGCAGAATACAACAATAATACA gagagagaagaggaccAGCGCACTCTTATCCTGACGTGGGAGTGTCTCCGTCTTCTTGGCAATGCCCTTGTGGCCCTCAGTGACCTGCGATTGAACCTCATGAGCCCTGTGCCGCGCCACCTACATGTGGTCCGGCCGTTCTCCCACTATGCCACCCCAGTCACTCTGCCTGGAGCTGTGCACCACCATATCCCAGTCCAA ATGAACCTGGGTGCCACAgtcactgctgctgctaacaGCACTGAGGGACATGCCCCGCCCAACCAAACAGCCAACCAGTCGGAGCAGGCAGGTCAGGGACAGACCTCCCCCCCACAGACTTCCCCGTCCAATCAGCAGGCTGGACAGGGACAGGCTGGCCCCCGGGTCATCAGGATCAGCCACCAGGCAGTCCCGGTGGTCATGATGCAGATGAACACGGACG gcCCAAGTGCAAACCCTGCTGCAGCTGGACAGCAAATGCCTGGACAACCGG GTGCCCTCCCCCCTGACTTTATGCGGAATCTCATGCAACAGATCAGCCAATATGCCGCTGCTGTAGCTACTAGCGCTGCCGCCGCCACCGCAACTGGCCAACCAGTCCCACCTCAGCCCACCCCTCCTGGCTACAGCTCCACAGCCAACTCCTCAACTACCACCACGGGTCCTAAcacacccaccaccacccctactgcacccccaccaccaccccacaCTGGCCCCCAGCCCCAGGCCAGGGTTGTGTTCACCAGACCCCCATTTGCACCTAACATGCCCCCTCCAGCCTTCGCCACCCGGGGAACCACCATCAATGTGAGGGCTGCCATGCCAGGCCAGCAGCCAGGACAG GCTTTTAACCCTGCTGCTCTCAACCAGATGATTAGTGGACTGGTTGGACAACTTTTGCTGCCAGGACAAATGG CTGGTCAAACCgtcacatcctcctcctccacatccacgtcctcttcttcttccttttcctccttttcctctcaAACCTCCTcatccccctcctccttttctttctccaccTCTGGTCCAACACCTCCGCCTACCACAAGCACAACCAGCCAATCTGAGACCAACACCAGTGAGCCCCAGTCCCAGGAGATGCCCCCAGACCTCAGCCAGCTTCTGGGTTCTCTCTTGGGGGTAGCCGGTGGGGGCGGTGCAGGCCCTGTAGGGGCCCCTTCAATTACTGTCTCCACATCTGGTGTCCCAGCCTTCATCCAGGGAGTGAGTGAATTTATGCAGCAG GCCTCCCAACCCATCTtctctccacctccacctccctctGGTACCACTCCCGCTCAAGCTGCAGGCCCCAACCCCACACCCATACCCCCAGGGGCAGCTGAGGCCCTCAACCCGGAGCTCTTCACAGGCATCGTTCGTGGCGTCTTGAGCACCATGATGGGCTCTCTGGGCCAAGCCCAGAACGACACAGAGAGTATTGCCCAGTTCATGCAGAGGCTGTCCCAGGCAACCAATATCTTCATCAGCCCTGAGGATCCTACAG GGTTTTTTGGAGAGCTGCTGATGTTGGTGTGCCAGACGTTCACCATGTCAGACTTGGTGATGCTGCTTCATGGCCAGCACCAGCCCCTTGGCCGTATCCAGCCTCAACTGTCCCAGTTCTTCACCCAGAACTACCTCAACGGCAGAGAGCCCACTGATGAGAACATTGCT GCTGCGGCTGACAGCCTTGTTAACGAACTGGAGGAGTATATCACTGAGAGCTTT AGAGAGTCTTCAGTCACAGTGTTGGAGGGCGTTGATGTCACTCAGACCAACATGTCCTTCTTCAGACAGCAGCTGATGCACATTGCCACACACATTCTGCGTTGCACTg ATGACTCATTTGGGCCCCGACTGCTACAGATGTGTAACCAAGCACTGTTTGAGTGTCTTGCCCTGAACCTGCACTGCTTGAGAGGAGACCAGAGAGCCCTCACTGCAGTTATCAACCACCGAATA CGGAGGATGTCCAGTGACATCAGCCCCAGCCTGGTCAACTGGATGACCAGTATGATGACGATGAGGCTGCAGGTCATTCTGGAGCACATCCCCATCACACAGGAGCAGATCCAGAACTACATAGTTCACACACAG AGAGATCAGTCTTCTGCAACTGGCACACAAGAGCCTGAACGAGCACAAAGTGCAACGGTAAGCATG ATTGGGGACACCCTCTCACCAGCTGCAGCAACCACAGCAGAGGAGGCCATGTCGGTGTCACACGACACGAGGGCATCGTCACGGGAAACCAGGGTGTTGCCTGGGGACTTGGGAGCCTCGGGAGGAGCCGCACCATTAGGTGGCGAAATGGCAGCAGCAGGAGCTGAGGGAGGGAGTGAGGAGTCTGCTCGAGAGTCAGAGGCCTGGGCGGCTGCTGTTCCCCCT GAATGGGTGCCCATTATCAGGTGTGATATGATCACTCAGAGGAAGATGAAGGCTCAGCCTCCATTGTCGGACGCTTATTTGCATGGCATGCCAGCTAAACGCAGAAAG ACAGGACAGGCTGGTGGaagcctcctctccctctcagaTGCAGTGAATCAAGCTGCCAGGACAGCAGGAGTGAAGCCCATCACTTCTGCTGAGCAGTTACAAGATGATTTGGAGACCCAAGAGCTGAAAGAAGCGTATGCAGAACAG GTTAAAGCAGACATCAAGAAACGAGTGAGGGACGACCCAGATTTTAACTCCCAGCAATTCCCCAGCGCACACGGAGCTTTCTCGTCAGACTCAAGTTCATCTGATAAGAAACCTGCAAGACTCTAA